A single window of Sander lucioperca isolate FBNREF2018 chromosome 22, SLUC_FBN_1.2, whole genome shotgun sequence DNA harbors:
- the LOC116061379 gene encoding 5-hydroxytryptamine receptor 3A-like, translating to MMLTGFLFLLFLTDGVYLERNCSYQDVLNHLNLNKNNELYSMSRPVKNYKHPTHVSLEVLLYAILDVVEKDQKFILYVWTVMRWHNEYISWDPNEFCGIDNVSLPTELLWKPDLTIEEMTEKDKAPPSPYLTINDKGDVEVQNNQVLVSTCRMQIYKFPFDIQSCNLSFKSIIHTARDIRLQPSDNSSEATEWSREVMRTQYEWLFINMIVTANNASDMVNQDIVIYTITMKRRSVLYIVNFLAPILFFLCLDLASFLISDSGGEKLSFKVTVLLAVTVLQLILNEILPSSSNRIPLIALYCIGIFALMLLSLLETILVMHLMEKDSACQDNDADKDQSLHEDCNKQRKANLHNCREEEHKWTECACIYDVSTSETPCELLPVAKEDNSSKIEEYHALEKLSDELREMEKTLSLLLNNRKEEEKPGYWTKVAKKVNRIFFIFYVIVITLFLIIIFLQWNNSEGSIAT from the exons ATGATGCTTACTGGTTTCCTCTTTCTGCTCTTCCTCACAG ATGGGGTGTACCTGGAGCGTAACTGCAGTTATCAGGATGTTTTAAACCACCTGAACCTGaacaaaaacaatgagctgTACTCCATGTCCCGGCCCGTAAAAAACTACAAACACCCCACACATGTGTCCCTGGAAGTACTGCTCTACGCCATTCTGGATGTG GTTGAGAAAGACCAGAAATTCATTCTTTATGTTTGGACTGTCATG AGGTGGCACAATGAATACATTTCCTGGGATCCAAATGAGTTTTGTGGAATTGATAATGTTTCCCTCCCTACTGAACTTTTGTGGAAGCCAGATCTCACTATTGAAGAAAT gacagagaaagacaaagcCCCTCCGAGTCCTTATCTCACCATCAATGATAAAGGTGATGTTGAAGTCCAGAACAATCAGGTGCTGGTCAGCACCTGCAGGATGCAAATTTACAAATTCCCCTTTGACATTCAGAGCTGCAACCTCTCCTTCAAGTCTATCATACACACAG CAAGGGACATTCGGCTCCAGCCAAGTGACAACTCTTCAGAGGCCACAGAGTGGTCTCGTGAGGTGATGCGGACCCAGTACGAATGGCTATTCATCAACATGATAGTTACAGCCAACAATGCCAGCGATATGGTCAACCAAGACATCGTCATTTACACT ATCACTATGAAGAGGCGGTCTGTGCTCTACATTGTCAACTTCTTGGCACCCATCCTGTTCTTCCTATGTCTGGACTTGGCCTCCTTCCTGATCTCGGACAGCGGGGGGGAGAAGCTCAGCTTTAAGGTCACTGTGCTGCTTGCTGTCACTGTGTTACAACTCATTCTGAATGAAATTCTGCCTTCCTCGTCAAACAGGATTCCTCTTATAG CCCTCTACTGCATTGGGATTTTTGCTCTGATGCTGCTGAGCCTCCTGGAGACAATTTTGGTGATGCATCTAATGGAGAAAGACTCTGCATGCCAAGACAATGACGCAGATAAAGACCAAAGCTTGCATGAGGACTGTAACAAACAACGCAAGGCCAACCTCCACAACTGTCGCGAAG AGGAGCACAAATGGACTGAATGTGCGTGTATTTATGATGTGTCTACTAGCGAAACTCCATGTGAACTGCTGCCTGTGGCCAAAGAG GACAACAGCAGCAAAATAGAGGAGTATCATGCCTTGGAGAAACTCTCTGATGAGCTGAGGGAGATGGAGAAAACACTGTCCCTGCTTCTCAACAACaggaaggaagaggagaagCCTGGCTACTGGACCAAAGTGGCTAAAAAAGTCAACagaattttctttattttctatgtaatAGTGATCACtctgtttttaataattatctTTTTACAATGGAACAATTCAGAGGGGAGCATTGCTACATAA
- the LOC116061380 gene encoding 5-hydroxytryptamine receptor 3A-like: MMHVAFLLLIVFTDGASSKKVCSYQDVVDYLNLTTDNGAFKLTRPVLDYKHSTMVELDIILYAILAVIEKTQTFVPFIWVTMMWNNERISWDPAQFCGITHFSVPREMLWRPDLFIYEMIQKDDSPQNPYMYVSYDGTIISEEDMKVVSTCKMDVHKFPFDTQRCNITIGSAIHYVNEIRLLPSSNSSRATQFSREVMKSQGEWEFLQLSIASYNFTFDDRQWENLIYTFTMKRRPLLHVINFLLPILFFLSLDLASYFIADHRGEKLGFKVTVLLAISVLLLILNDILPSMSNKTPLIATYCIVIFALMLLSLLETILVTYLMEKDSVSREELRLRDKQEKVKIDNCNAASDGEKQHELLPVAEEVNNSIQPRESHVLLLILEELKELQKTLNLHLRCRQEVGKSGHWAAKINRAFFIFYITTVSLFLILIFIEWNT; the protein is encoded by the exons ATGATGCATGTTGCTTTCCTCCTCCTGATCGTCTTCACAG ACGGTGCGTCCTCTAAGAAAGTGTGCAGTTACCAGGACGTGGTGGACTACCTGAACCTGACCACAGATAACGGTGCGTTTAAACTGACCCGACCCGTTCTGGATTACAAACACTCCACTATGGTGGAGCTGGACATCATCCTGTATGCCATCCTGGCTGTG ATtgagaaaacacaaacttttgTTCCTTTCATCTGGGTAACAATG ATGTGGAACAATGAACGCATCTCATGGGACCCGGCGCAGTTTTGTGGAATTACTCATTTTTCAGTTCCTAGAGAAATGCTCTGGAGACCAGACCTCTTTATCTATGAGAT GATACAGAAGGATGACTCCCCTCAAAATCCGTACATGTACGTGTCCTATGATGGGACAATCATTTCTGAAGAGGACATGAAGGTGGTCAGCACCTGTAAGATGGATGTCCACAAGTTCCCCTTCGACACACAGAGATGTAACATCACTATTGGATCTGCAATACACTATG TTAATGAGATCcgtctccttccttcctccaaCTCGTCTCGAGCCACGCAGTTTTCCCGAGAggtgatgaaaagtcagggagAGTGGGAATTCCTCCAACTGTCCATCGCCAGCTACAATTTCACCTTCGACGATAGACAGTGGGAAAACCTCATATACACT TTCACCATGAAGAGGAGGCCCCTCCTCCATGTCATCAACTTCCTGTTGCCTATCCTCTTCTTCCTGAGTCTGGACCTCGCCTCCTACTTCATCGCAGACCATCGAGGAGAGAAGCTGGGCTTCAAAGTCACTGTGCTGCTGGCCATCTCTGTCCTGCTGCTCATCCTGAATGACATCCTGCCCTCCATGTCCAACAAGACTCCACTCATAG CAACCTACTGCATTGTGATTTTTGCTCTGATGCTGCTCAGCTTGCTGGAGACGATCTTGGTTACGTATCTTATGGAGAAAGACTCTGTGTCCCGGGAAGAGCTCAGGCTGAGGGACAAACAGGAGAAAGTGAAAATCGATAACTGTAATGCAG CGTCTGACGGTGAGAAACAGCATGAACTGCTGCCGGTGGCTGAAGAG GTTAACAACAGCATTCAGCCACGAGAGTCTCATGTGTTACTGCTGATCCTGGAGGAGCTCAAGGAGCTGCAGAAAACTCTGAATCTGCACCTCCGCTGCAGACAGGAAGTAGGAAAATCCGGCCACTGGGCCGCAAAAATTAACAGAGCTTTCTTCATTTTCTACATCACCACCGTGTCACTGTTTCTAATCCTCATCTTTATTGAATGGAACACTTAG